In Aquiflexum balticum DSM 16537, a single genomic region encodes these proteins:
- a CDS encoding acyl-CoA dehydrogenase: MFYSKRDLHFQLFENIDALSLTSFDYFKDHNRETFEMVLDAADQIGMTSLRPLLTEMDRQEPQLVDGKILVHEGMKKIYRQYGEDGWINACFSYEEGGQQLPNTIQSAVGFIWQAANYSASVYPFLTSGAANLIRTFGSKELIERFTPNLYNAKWQGTMALTEPDAGSSLSDLSTTAYPTEIEGIYKIKGQKIYISCGDHDACENVIHLMLARIKGAPAGVKGISMFVVPQKRTETGASNDVLTEGLYHKMGYKGAPIAHLMIGSNDGCEGFLVGEPHKGLPYMFQMMNEARIGVGMNAAAIGTAAYNSALAYAKERPQGRKINEKDPSKPQVPIIEHADVKRMLLFQKSIVEGSLSLLLYCAKLGDLVHVAEGQEKEDAVLLLDLLTPIAKSYPSEMCCLTTSAAVQVLGGAGYTTDFPVEQYYREARIHPIHEGTTGIHGLDLLGRKVLMQDGRAIRIFAEKIMQIIVEAKVESSLLPFAEKLEKYLQRAQQTSGHLFAKVGKNPEEFLADATLYLEYLSILTIAWQWLHQGFVSRKALDSGTPEKDFYQGKIMCMRYFFEYELVKMDGLGKRLVSGDIVTVEMRGEWF; this comes from the coding sequence ATGTTTTACTCCAAACGTGACCTTCATTTCCAGCTTTTTGAAAATATAGACGCCTTGTCATTGACCTCTTTTGACTATTTCAAAGACCATAATCGAGAAACTTTCGAGATGGTCTTGGATGCCGCAGATCAGATTGGTATGACTTCTTTGAGGCCATTATTGACGGAGATGGACAGGCAGGAACCCCAATTGGTGGATGGCAAAATCCTGGTTCACGAGGGTATGAAGAAGATTTACCGCCAATATGGAGAAGACGGTTGGATCAATGCCTGTTTCAGCTATGAAGAAGGCGGGCAGCAATTGCCCAATACCATCCAATCTGCTGTAGGTTTTATTTGGCAAGCCGCCAATTATTCGGCTTCTGTGTATCCATTTCTCACTTCCGGTGCTGCCAATTTGATCCGGACATTCGGAAGTAAGGAACTGATCGAAAGATTCACTCCCAATTTGTACAATGCCAAATGGCAGGGAACCATGGCCCTGACCGAACCGGATGCAGGCTCTTCTTTAAGCGATTTAAGCACTACCGCTTACCCCACTGAAATAGAAGGTATTTATAAAATCAAAGGACAAAAAATATACATCTCCTGTGGAGACCATGATGCCTGTGAAAATGTGATTCACCTCATGCTCGCCCGAATCAAAGGCGCCCCCGCCGGAGTCAAAGGCATTTCCATGTTTGTAGTTCCCCAAAAAAGAACAGAAACCGGAGCCTCCAATGATGTTCTGACAGAAGGACTTTACCATAAAATGGGTTACAAAGGTGCACCCATTGCTCACCTAATGATCGGTTCCAATGATGGTTGTGAAGGATTTTTGGTGGGAGAACCCCATAAAGGTTTGCCCTATATGTTCCAAATGATGAATGAGGCAAGAATTGGTGTGGGTATGAATGCAGCAGCCATTGGTACAGCCGCCTATAATTCCGCCCTTGCTTATGCCAAGGAAAGGCCACAGGGACGAAAAATCAATGAAAAAGACCCATCCAAACCCCAAGTCCCCATTATCGAACATGCCGATGTCAAGCGTATGTTGCTATTTCAAAAATCCATTGTGGAAGGTTCCCTCTCCCTTTTGCTCTATTGTGCCAAATTGGGTGATTTGGTCCATGTGGCAGAAGGCCAGGAAAAAGAAGATGCTGTACTCCTGCTCGACCTGCTGACCCCGATAGCCAAATCCTATCCTTCGGAAATGTGCTGCCTGACTACATCGGCAGCAGTGCAGGTTTTGGGTGGTGCAGGATATACCACGGATTTTCCGGTGGAGCAATACTACCGCGAGGCACGCATTCACCCTATCCATGAAGGGACAACAGGCATTCATGGCTTGGATTTGTTGGGCAGAAAGGTGTTGATGCAGGATGGTAGAGCTATCAGAATCTTTGCTGAAAAAATAATGCAGATCATTGTAGAAGCCAAAGTAGAAAGTTCTTTGCTACCCTTCGCCGAAAAATTGGAAAAATACCTGCAAAGGGCACAGCAGACAAGTGGACACTTATTTGCAAAGGTAGGCAAAAATCCCGAAGAGTTCCTTGCAGATGCCACCTTATATTTGGAATATCTCAGTATCCTGACCATTGCCTGGCAATGGCTTCATCAAGGTTTTGTCTCCAGGAAAGCCTTGGATTCCGGCACTCCCGAAAAAGACTTCTACCAAGGCAAAATCATGTGCATGCGGTATTTCTTCGAATACGAACTGGTCAAAATGGATGGATTGGGCAAAAGACTGGTTTCAGGAGATATAGTAACGGTTGAGATGAGGGGGGAGTGGTTTTGA
- a CDS encoding glycerate kinase: MKILIAPNAFKGTIEADEAAAIISSVISSKRGDVETILCPIADGGDGTCYLLGKALNMHQHHHFALDPLGRPIEGFFFMDKVNAIAYLDVSTVSGIKSLKLHERDVWIASTYGTGELIQKAIHSGAKHIVLGLGGSASIDLGLGILRGLGFLFLDENGREITLFSNVFLKKIRYIQSPVPKPVVSFTCLCDVNNYFYGTEGAIPVFGPQKGLKEEDMEDYENACSGVLELLSVKTGKSMVDQPSFGAAGGIAFGLSFFFPVEIQMGAQWFFQQVKMEEKVVKADIIITGEGRYDSQSAGGKGSFELLQLAKKHHKKTVLFTSGSGGNGSGFDQVKVLPDLNFEQNDFQLQARKNLQECVEKWISSF, translated from the coding sequence ATGAAAATCCTCATAGCTCCCAATGCATTTAAAGGTACAATCGAAGCCGACGAGGCAGCAGCTATAATCAGTTCTGTGATTTCATCAAAAAGAGGCGATGTAGAAACTATACTTTGCCCGATTGCAGATGGGGGAGACGGTACTTGTTATTTGTTGGGAAAGGCATTGAATATGCATCAACATCATCATTTTGCCTTGGATCCTTTAGGTCGTCCCATCGAAGGATTTTTTTTCATGGATAAAGTCAATGCAATTGCCTACCTGGATGTTTCCACAGTTTCGGGGATCAAATCATTGAAGCTTCATGAGAGAGATGTCTGGATAGCGAGTACTTATGGAACAGGAGAGTTGATTCAGAAAGCTATCCATTCAGGAGCAAAGCATATAGTACTGGGATTAGGCGGAAGTGCCTCTATTGATCTGGGATTGGGGATTTTGAGAGGTTTGGGCTTTTTATTTTTGGATGAAAACGGGCGGGAGATTACTTTGTTTTCCAATGTATTCTTAAAAAAAATCAGGTATATACAAAGCCCTGTTCCAAAGCCTGTGGTAAGTTTTACCTGTCTCTGTGATGTCAATAATTACTTTTATGGTACTGAGGGAGCAATTCCTGTTTTCGGTCCTCAAAAAGGTTTGAAAGAAGAAGATATGGAAGATTATGAAAATGCCTGTTCAGGAGTTTTGGAATTGCTTTCAGTAAAAACCGGCAAGTCAATGGTAGATCAGCCAAGTTTTGGTGCGGCAGGAGGGATAGCCTTTGGGCTTTCTTTCTTTTTTCCGGTAGAAATCCAAATGGGAGCTCAATGGTTTTTTCAGCAAGTAAAAATGGAGGAAAAAGTAGTCAAAGCCGATATTATCATTACGGGTGAAGGCAGATATGACAGTCAATCAGCTGGTGGCAAGGGTAGTTTCGAGTTGTTGCAGTTGGCAAAGAAGCATCACAAGAAAACTGTACTTTTTACTTCCGGCAGTGGTGGGAACGGATCCGGATTTGATCAGGTAAAGGTGTTACCGGATTTGAATTTTGAACAAAATGATTTTCAGCTTCAGGCCAGGAAAAATCTCCAGGAATGTGTCGAAAAATGGATCAGTTCATTTTAA
- a CDS encoding CBS domain-containing protein, translating into MGISNVIKLKSKKDKSEYFHRLIKDIEALEMMLEKGMIEKFPIRIGAEQEFFILNNEFLPNNNSLELLENINDPHFTTEIGNYNLEINLDPIELKGDCFSRMYEQLTSLLLKANDVAREFDSKILLTGILPTLSQKHITLDNMTKVKRYAVLNKVAMELRDQDISIHIKGVDEITLLHDSILLEGCNTSFQMHLQINPDEFIDSFNWAQAIAGPVLAVCCNSPLLFGKELWNETRISLFSQSVDIRANSYLLNESQSRVSFENHWHTGSISDIFKDNIARFRCLLTAESIEDSLEVLENGGVPKLNALGIHNGTVYRWNRACYGVGGGKPHLRIENRYIPAGPTRKDEVANMAFWVGLMRGRTKECDKIHEVMDFKDANSNFYSAARYGMKSQFFWDGQLVSSQKLILEKFLPMAYEGLRSMGVLEKDIVHYLSIIEKRVSAQTGADWMVRSYRNLLSTKKRNESLQVLTANMYLNQEKEIPVSDWEILKSNATTTFNIKKKVHHVMNTDIFSIEEKDSLELAVYLMKWKKIHHMPVIKNDKELVGLITWTDIEKYHDREDIDTIPVGKVMTRSLVSISQEMDFDEAKELMNSHNFNCLPVVKDNKLIGIVTSNDM; encoded by the coding sequence ATGGGCATCAGCAATGTTATCAAACTAAAAAGCAAAAAAGATAAGTCTGAATACTTCCACAGGCTTATTAAAGACATTGAAGCATTGGAAATGATGCTGGAAAAGGGCATGATTGAAAAATTCCCGATCCGGATTGGTGCAGAGCAGGAATTTTTTATTTTGAACAATGAATTTTTACCCAATAATAACTCCCTTGAATTATTAGAAAATATCAATGATCCACATTTTACCACAGAAATAGGAAATTACAATCTTGAAATCAACCTCGATCCAATCGAGCTTAAGGGGGATTGTTTTAGTCGCATGTATGAACAGCTGACTTCACTGCTTCTTAAGGCAAATGATGTAGCTAGGGAATTTGATTCTAAAATTTTATTGACAGGAATTTTACCGACGCTTTCCCAAAAGCATATCACTTTGGACAATATGACCAAAGTAAAGCGATATGCTGTTTTAAATAAAGTAGCAATGGAATTGCGGGATCAGGATATCAGTATACATATCAAAGGAGTGGATGAAATCACCCTTTTGCATGATAGTATCCTGTTGGAAGGGTGTAACACCAGTTTTCAGATGCACCTTCAAATCAACCCTGATGAGTTTATTGATAGTTTTAATTGGGCACAGGCTATTGCGGGCCCTGTCTTGGCTGTTTGTTGTAATTCCCCTTTGCTTTTTGGGAAAGAATTATGGAATGAAACGAGGATTTCATTGTTTTCCCAATCAGTGGATATCAGGGCAAATTCCTATTTGTTGAATGAATCCCAATCTAGGGTAAGTTTTGAAAACCACTGGCATACAGGGTCCATTTCGGACATATTTAAAGACAACATTGCAAGGTTCAGGTGCTTGCTGACAGCCGAATCAATTGAAGATAGTTTGGAAGTTTTGGAGAATGGAGGTGTTCCAAAGCTCAATGCACTAGGCATTCACAATGGCACTGTCTATCGCTGGAACAGGGCATGCTATGGAGTAGGAGGCGGGAAACCACACCTTAGGATAGAGAACAGATATATCCCCGCAGGTCCAACCAGAAAAGATGAAGTAGCCAATATGGCATTTTGGGTAGGTTTGATGCGGGGAAGAACAAAGGAATGCGATAAGATTCATGAGGTTATGGATTTTAAGGATGCCAATTCCAACTTTTATAGTGCGGCACGATATGGTATGAAGTCTCAGTTTTTCTGGGATGGTCAGTTGGTTTCAAGCCAAAAACTGATTTTGGAAAAATTCCTTCCGATGGCCTATGAAGGACTTAGGAGTATGGGCGTTTTGGAAAAAGATATCGTCCATTACTTATCCATCATCGAAAAAAGAGTGAGTGCCCAAACCGGAGCGGATTGGATGGTCAGGAGCTATAGAAACCTCTTGTCGACAAAAAAAAGAAATGAATCGTTACAGGTGTTGACAGCGAATATGTACCTTAATCAGGAAAAGGAAATTCCTGTTTCCGATTGGGAAATACTGAAGTCAAATGCGACCACTACTTTCAATATCAAAAAGAAAGTTCACCATGTAATGAATACGGATATATTCTCCATCGAGGAGAAAGACAGTCTGGAATTGGCCGTTTATCTGATGAAGTGGAAAAAGATCCATCATATGCCTGTGATCAAAAATGATAAAGAACTGGTCGGCCTGATTACCTGGACAGATATTGAAAAATATCATGATAGGGAAGATATTGACACCATTCCAGTCGGTAAAGTAATGACAAGGTCCTTGGTCAGCATATCACAGGAAATGGATTTTGATGAAGCAAAGGAATTGATGAATTCCCATAATTTCAATTGCCTTCCTGTAGTGAAGGATAATAAATTAATAGGGATAGTCACTTCAAATGACATGTGA
- a CDS encoding M14 family metallopeptidase, with product MIEIYSKALQEKITIDRLIGRIETGRIGPTLVFFAGIHGNEVAGVFALKKVFEDLENQKEKLRGTVIGISGNLKALAVNTRYLKEDLNRLWTKSNIKRIVKNDKPGPEEEELVAILQLVEEILEKGNGPFYFIDLHTTSSKTLPFITINDALINRKFSELFPVPIVLGIEEFLDGPLLSFINQAGYVAIGFESGQHDEKEAISNNIAFVYLCLVYARLIKKKSLDHYQEYYNELEQASKKVKEIFEITYLYQIMKGEEFKMLPGFESFQVIKKETPLAISNGEVVKSKYASRLFMPLYQSQGSDGFFIIRGIPKFALKLSSLLRKTKADNFLTLLPGIQWDNREKEILRVNLKIARFFTGPLFHLLGYRIRVVDENYLRLYNREHAVKTEMYRGEKWY from the coding sequence ATGATTGAGATTTATAGTAAAGCCCTTCAGGAAAAAATCACCATTGATAGGCTAATCGGGCGGATAGAAACAGGAAGAATAGGGCCTACCTTGGTCTTTTTTGCCGGTATTCATGGGAATGAAGTGGCGGGTGTATTTGCCTTGAAAAAAGTCTTTGAGGATCTGGAAAATCAGAAAGAAAAGCTTCGCGGAACCGTCATCGGTATTTCCGGCAATTTAAAAGCCTTAGCCGTAAATACGAGATACCTGAAAGAGGACCTGAACAGACTCTGGACAAAATCAAATATCAAGCGTATTGTCAAAAATGATAAACCAGGTCCAGAAGAAGAGGAATTGGTAGCAATTCTGCAGCTCGTTGAGGAAATCCTGGAAAAAGGGAACGGCCCTTTTTATTTTATTGACCTGCATACTACCTCAAGCAAGACCCTTCCTTTTATCACCATCAATGATGCATTGATCAACCGCAAATTTTCTGAATTATTTCCTGTACCCATTGTACTGGGAATAGAAGAATTTCTTGATGGGCCATTGTTAAGTTTTATCAATCAGGCAGGCTATGTGGCCATTGGATTTGAGTCGGGACAGCATGATGAAAAAGAAGCGATATCCAACAATATAGCTTTTGTTTATTTATGTCTGGTCTATGCCCGTCTGATCAAAAAGAAATCACTGGATCATTATCAGGAGTATTACAATGAACTGGAACAAGCTTCCAAAAAGGTAAAGGAGATCTTTGAAATCACTTACCTCTATCAGATTATGAAGGGGGAAGAATTTAAGATGCTTCCGGGCTTTGAGAGTTTTCAAGTTATCAAGAAAGAAACGCCTCTGGCAATCAGTAACGGCGAAGTCGTCAAATCCAAATATGCTTCAAGGCTGTTTATGCCCCTTTATCAAAGTCAGGGAAGTGATGGTTTTTTTATCATAAGAGGCATTCCTAAGTTTGCATTGAAATTATCTTCACTTCTCAGAAAAACCAAGGCCGACAACTTTTTGACTTTATTGCCGGGAATTCAATGGGATAACCGGGAAAAGGAAATTCTTAGGGTAAATCTGAAAATAGCCAGATTCTTTACAGGTCCGCTTTTCCACTTATTGGGCTACCGTATCCGTGTTGTAGACGAAAATTACCTCAGGCTCTATAACCGCGAACATGCCGTAAAAACCGAGATGTATAGGGGGGAGAAGTGGTATTGA
- a CDS encoding alanine/glycine:cation symporter family protein, protein MGEYIVNFSNWIWDTPMLILLMGGGFVLFVYSGFLPFRHLGHAIKVVRGKYDETNVPGQISSKQALSAAIAATVGLGNISGVAIAINMGGPGAIFWMWMSAFVGMATKYFSCSLAIMYRGKDSSGEIQGGPMYVIEEGMGKRWKPLSVLFSVAGVLGLLSIFQANQLTAVLRSVLLIPNGLDNGESTKWVLGILMMITVAIVILGGIKRIAAVASKLVPFMVILYFATVVLIMIQYIENVPSMIWLILTDAFTGQAAMGGAVGAVIVIGARRAAFSNEAGIGTAPMVHGASKNNEPVREGLIAMLGPFIDTIVVCTLTALVILLTGVWESTENDGVRLTLSAFEMALPGFGKYLLMIAVLVFALSTMFTYSYYGHKCFNYLFGAEKANYYNYFYLVTIVAGAVASLEVVVSFIDGMYAIMAIPTMISTIYLAPKVKAATKVYFDKMKKEEVGK, encoded by the coding sequence ATGGGAGAATATATAGTTAACTTCAGTAACTGGATTTGGGATACCCCCATGCTCATCTTATTAATGGGTGGAGGCTTTGTCTTGTTTGTTTATTCTGGATTTTTACCTTTTAGACATTTAGGCCATGCCATCAAAGTGGTGAGAGGAAAATACGATGAAACCAATGTGCCAGGTCAGATATCCTCCAAACAAGCCCTTTCCGCTGCGATAGCGGCGACGGTAGGGTTGGGAAATATCAGCGGAGTAGCCATAGCGATCAATATGGGAGGTCCCGGAGCAATATTTTGGATGTGGATGTCAGCCTTCGTGGGGATGGCTACCAAATATTTTTCCTGTAGCCTAGCTATAATGTATAGAGGCAAAGACAGTTCAGGAGAAATTCAGGGTGGTCCAATGTACGTCATTGAAGAAGGGATGGGGAAAAGATGGAAACCATTGTCTGTCCTGTTTTCGGTTGCAGGCGTGTTGGGATTACTGTCTATTTTTCAGGCAAACCAATTGACAGCAGTCCTGAGGTCAGTGTTGTTGATTCCAAACGGTTTGGATAATGGGGAAAGTACCAAGTGGGTATTGGGAATATTAATGATGATTACTGTTGCCATAGTAATACTTGGCGGGATAAAAAGAATAGCAGCCGTAGCTTCCAAATTGGTTCCTTTTATGGTGATCCTGTATTTTGCAACGGTAGTTTTGATCATGATCCAATACATAGAAAATGTTCCTTCCATGATTTGGTTGATCCTGACAGATGCATTTACAGGGCAAGCAGCAATGGGTGGTGCTGTTGGAGCAGTCATTGTGATTGGAGCGAGGAGAGCGGCATTTTCCAACGAAGCCGGAATAGGTACTGCGCCCATGGTGCATGGTGCTTCCAAAAATAATGAACCGGTAAGGGAAGGTCTGATAGCCATGTTGGGACCATTTATTGATACCATTGTGGTATGTACTTTGACCGCATTGGTCATACTCTTGACGGGTGTTTGGGAATCCACCGAAAATGATGGGGTTAGGTTGACCCTTTCTGCATTTGAAATGGCATTGCCGGGTTTTGGAAAATACCTGTTGATGATAGCTGTTTTGGTTTTTGCCCTTTCTACCATGTTTACTTATTCCTATTATGGACATAAGTGTTTCAATTATCTATTCGGAGCTGAAAAAGCCAATTATTATAATTACTTCTATTTGGTTACCATCGTAGCGGGGGCAGTGGCTTCTTTGGAAGTGGTAGTAAGTTTCATTGACGGCATGTATGCCATTATGGCTATTCCGACCATGATTTCCACCATTTATCTGGCCCCCAAGGTTAAAGCCGCCACAAAGGTTTATTTCGATAAAATGAAAAAGGAAGAGGTTGGAAAGTAG
- a CDS encoding KilA-N domain-containing protein: MTKNKILNVQTIAVSVTAINGEDFICITDMAQAKSDASRAADVIKNWIRTRTTLEFLGTWEKIYNPNFKVVEFDHFKSQAGLPSFVLSPTQWVEKTNAIGIFSKAGRYGGTYAHKDIAFEFGSAISAEFKLYLIKEFQRLKESESDRLKIEWNFQRTLAKVNYHIHTDAIKENLIPSEISKKQASFIYANEADVLNVALFGKTAKQWRDKNSDQKGNIRDYATIEQLVVLSNMESTNALLIHQGIDQSERLIQLNQMAITQMQSLLSHKQSVKKLK; the protein is encoded by the coding sequence ATGACTAAAAACAAAATATTAAATGTTCAAACTATTGCCGTTTCAGTAACTGCAATAAACGGTGAAGATTTTATTTGCATAACTGATATGGCACAAGCAAAATCAGACGCTAGTCGTGCCGCAGATGTTATTAAAAACTGGATAAGAACACGAACAACACTTGAATTTTTAGGTACTTGGGAAAAAATATATAACCCCAATTTTAAAGTGGTCGAATTTGACCACTTTAAATCTCAAGCAGGCTTACCTTCTTTTGTGTTAAGCCCAACTCAATGGGTAGAAAAAACCAATGCGATTGGAATATTTTCTAAAGCTGGTCGGTATGGAGGAACTTACGCACATAAAGATATTGCATTTGAATTTGGTTCGGCAATTAGTGCAGAGTTCAAATTATATTTAATAAAAGAATTTCAACGGTTAAAAGAAAGCGAAAGCGACCGCCTAAAAATCGAATGGAATTTCCAAAGAACATTGGCCAAGGTCAATTACCACATCCATACAGATGCAATAAAAGAAAATCTGATTCCTAGTGAAATCAGTAAAAAACAGGCTTCTTTTATCTATGCCAATGAAGCCGATGTGCTCAATGTTGCCCTCTTTGGGAAAACTGCCAAACAATGGCGAGATAAAAACTCTGACCAAAAAGGTAATATCCGGGATTATGCCACCATAGAACAATTGGTAGTCTTGTCCAATATGGAAAGCACCAATGCCTTGTTGATTCATCAGGGAATCGATCAGAGCGAGAGATTGATTCAACTCAACCAAATGGCTATCACTCAAATGCAATCGTTGTTGAGCCATAAGCAATCTGTGAAGAAATTGAAATAA
- the msrB gene encoding peptide-methionine (R)-S-oxide reductase MsrB has protein sequence MNSKSNKTYEVQKPEEDWKKELDPESYHVLREKGTERAFTGEYYLNKKTGIYECKACGNEIFHSSAKYDSGCGWPSFTVPVRPEAIEVKMDYSHFMVREEILCAKCGGHLGHRFPDGPKDQGGIRYCINSLSMGFKENG, from the coding sequence ATGAATTCCAAATCCAACAAAACATACGAAGTCCAAAAACCGGAAGAAGACTGGAAGAAAGAACTGGATCCTGAATCCTATCATGTGTTAAGAGAGAAAGGCACTGAGCGGGCATTTACAGGAGAGTATTATCTGAACAAAAAAACCGGAATTTATGAATGCAAAGCCTGCGGGAATGAAATCTTTCATTCTTCTGCCAAGTATGACAGCGGCTGCGGGTGGCCTTCGTTTACTGTGCCTGTAAGACCTGAAGCCATTGAGGTAAAGATGGATTATTCTCACTTTATGGTAAGAGAAGAAATCCTCTGTGCCAAGTGCGGTGGGCATTTAGGACACCGCTTCCCGGACGGACCCAAAGACCAAGGCGGAATCCGATATTGTATCAATTCTTTGAGCATGGGATTTAAGGAAAACGGGTAG